AGCAGCACGCGGTGCGGGGTCAGGTGGCGCTCGTGGGTGCGACCGAAGCGCTCGGGCACCACACCCTCCTTGCCCATGACGTAGATCACGCGGCCGACGACGTTCAGCGGGGCCACCACGACGGCGAAGAACGAGGCGCCGACGCCGAAGGTGAGCACGGGGCCGAACCAGGCGGGCATGCCGATCAGTGCGGCGATGTCCTCGAGCGGGCTGGCGCTGGTCGCGAGGTCGTCGTGGAGCACGGCGATCTGCGTGTAGGCGGCGAAGACGTAGAGCACGCCGACGACGACGGCGCTCCACATGATGGCGCGGGGGATGGCGGTGTACGGGTTCTTCGCCTCGCGGCCGAGGGCGTCCGCCGACGAGAAGCCGACGAAGCCGAGGATGCCGAGCACCATGCCGGCGGCCACGCCCTGGAACGGGGCGCCCTGCGCGAAGACCTGCGCCGGATCCCAGGCGGCGGGGCCGGCCCAGATCAGCGCGGCGACGAGCAGGATGGTGATGATCGTCACCGACACGAGCTCCAGCACCAGCGACACACGCGCCGACAGACGGATGCCGCGGATGGTGAACAGCGTCGCGAGTCCGCCGAGGACGATGGCGAGGCCGATGTACCAGCCCGCACCTCCCGCCGGCACACCGAGCAGCGCGAGGAACTGGTTGAAGTACGCGACCGAGCCGCCGAGCGAGCCCGCCGCGATACCCCAGCAGCCGATGATCAACGTCACGCCGGCGAGGTAGGCGCCGGTCGGGCCGAGGCCCTTCGCCACGTACGTGTACAGCGAGCCGGCCGACGCGTGCTTGCGGGCGAAGACGACCACGCAGTAGCCGACGCAGAGGATGACGATGGTCGCCAGGATGAACGAGTAGATCGTGCCGTTGCCGGCGCCGACGAAGATCGACATGGCGGTGAAGGCGATCACGGCGCTGGGCGCGATGTTGGCGATCGCCTGCGCGGCCAGCTCGGGGCCGCTCATGACGCCGCGGCGCAGGCCGGCGTCGGTCGGGCCTGCTGCCCGGTTCTGGGTGGTGGTCATGGCTCTCCAGTGAGTCGG
The sequence above is a segment of the Leifsonia williamsii genome. Coding sequences within it:
- a CDS encoding APC family permease; its protein translation is MTTTQNRAAGPTDAGLRRGVMSGPELAAQAIANIAPSAVIAFTAMSIFVGAGNGTIYSFILATIVILCVGYCVVVFARKHASAGSLYTYVAKGLGPTGAYLAGVTLIIGCWGIAAGSLGGSVAYFNQFLALLGVPAGGAGWYIGLAIVLGGLATLFTIRGIRLSARVSLVLELVSVTIITILLVAALIWAGPAAWDPAQVFAQGAPFQGVAAGMVLGILGFVGFSSADALGREAKNPYTAIPRAIMWSAVVVGVLYVFAAYTQIAVLHDDLATSASPLEDIAALIGMPAWFGPVLTFGVGASFFAVVVAPLNVVGRVIYVMGKEGVVPERFGRTHERHLTPHRVLLVAGPAAIVLDVILLAIGSDPMDITVWVDTYGTYGYMVAYALVAIACIVYTRRAGIPNKLVWVCAVVAVAAMAYVFFANVWPVPAFPLNVIPYLFLLTLVAAVAWFAYLRKRRPEVIQNIGNTETDALEGVG